In Deltaproteobacteria bacterium HGW-Deltaproteobacteria-6, the genomic window GTCAGGCCGTTAATGGATTTATGCTGCTTCTGGCGGGTGCGCTCATCGGTTTAGGTTATGGCAACTTCATATCCTGTGCTCAGGCCATATCCATAAAAGATGTTCCTCCTCATCGGCTGGGTCTGGCAACGGCCACCTTTTTTATTTTTGTGGATTTAGGCTTTGGAATAGGACCGTATATCCTCGGTTCTCTGGTGCCGTTTACGGAATATCGTGGACTGTATTTAATGATGACCTTTGTGATCCTGGCAATTGTTCCACTTTACTATGTTCTCCATGGAAGAGCGGCATCCTCGAAATAGACGAGGACAGATAGGTGTTATTTACATTCCGGCATCATTATAAACGTGAATTATAAATAGAAACGGGGAGGCGTGAAAATGAATCATTCTTTACCATTTATAATAACCATCAGTCGCCAACTGGGTTGCGGAGGGGCATACGTGGGGCATCAACTGGCAAAGAACCTGAATATTTTTTACGCGGACCGTGAAATCATTGGTCAGGCGGCCAGGCAGCTGTCGGTGCTGGAAGAGGACGTGAAAACACGTGAAGAAAAAACCCTCTCCTTCTGGCAGTCCTTCCTGCGGTCGTATGCAGTGGCCCCGGACACGTATGTGCAGCCGCGCACCCTGGCCCCGTCAGACTACGAGTTGTTTAAGACCGAAAGTGAAATCATCAGGCGCATTGCCCAGGAACGTTCAGCGGTCATTATCGGGCGGTGCGGCTCTTATGTTCTTAGCGACCATCCAAATCATGTCAGCCTGTTTCTGCATGGTGAAATTGAGTTCCGCAAACATCGCGTTGGGAAACTTTATGATGTGTCAGAAGAAGCTGCCGGTAAAATGATTGCCCGTAATGATGAAGAAAGGGCCCGTTACAACCAGAAATTTACAGGCAGGGAATGGACAGATGCACGGCAGTATGACATGACGCTTGACATCAGCAAAACAGGCGTTGACGGGGCCGTGGCGTTCATTTTGCAATACGTGGAATTGATTTGAGAAGAAAAAATTGAACGCGCGGATCGCGCACACCCTGCCGTCTGTCCATGTCGTCCCGGTCAGGTTTGCCCCGGTCAGAATTTTGTTTAACCATAGATTAAGATTTCCCGGGTTACCTCTAAAGGGCACATCGAAAAGCTGTTGCTGAAAGACAGCGCTAGATTTTCCTTTTGTCGATCACCCGGCTGCTTTTTCCTTCCGAACGCTGAATGGTTTTTGGTTCCACAAGCTTGATCCTGGCGGTGATGCCCAGATAGTCTTTCATGTCTTTGCGCAGCTGGTTTTCCAGCTTTTGCAGGGTCTTGATTTCATCTGCGCCGGCGAACTGTTTTTCGGACAATTCCACCTGCACTTCCAGCGTGTCAAGAGATCCTTCACGGTCTACGATTAATTGATAATGCGGTTCGAGGCCTTCGATACCCACAAGCACCGCTTCAATCTGAGAGGGAAAAACATTGACTCCGCGGATAATGAGCATGTCGTCGCTACGCCCCAGGACGCGTCCCATGCGGCGGTGCGTCCGTCCGCAGCGGCAGGGTGTGGGATCCAGACGGCAGATATCGCGGGTTCGGTAGCGGATTAGTGGAAAAGCTTCCTTGGTCAGCGTGGTGAAAACAAGTTCACCTTCCGAGCCGGCCGGAAGTGTCTCGCCGGTTTTCGGATTGATGGTTTCCACCAGGAAATGATCTTCAAAGATATGCATGCCGTCGCGCACTTCCTCACATTCCATTGCCACACCCGGTCCCATAATTTCGGACAGACCGTATATATTGAAAGC contains:
- a CDS encoding cytidylate kinase-like family protein — translated: MNHSLPFIITISRQLGCGGAYVGHQLAKNLNIFYADREIIGQAARQLSVLEEDVKTREEKTLSFWQSFLRSYAVAPDTYVQPRTLAPSDYELFKTESEIIRRIAQERSAVIIGRCGSYVLSDHPNHVSLFLHGEIEFRKHRVGKLYDVSEEAAGKMIARNDEERARYNQKFTGREWTDARQYDMTLDISKTGVDGAVAFILQYVELI
- a CDS encoding phenylacetate--CoA ligase, which translates into the protein LFTGGLGAHYGAEKIGASVVPMSGGNTKRQIMILQDFGPTAICCTPSYALNLAEQGTAMGVDMRKLALRVGIFGAEPWTEKMRGEIEKVLNIKAFNIYGLSEIMGPGVAMECEEVRDGMHIFEDHFLVETINPKTGETLPAGSEGELVFTTLTKEAFPLIRYRTRDICRLDPTPCRCGRTHRRMGRVLGRSDDMLIIRGVNVFPSQIEAVLVGIEGLEPHYQLIVDREGSLDTLEVQVELSEKQFAGADEIKTLQKLENQLRKDMKDYLGITARIKLVEPKTIQRSEGKSSRVIDKRKI